One genomic segment of Nothobranchius furzeri strain GRZ-AD chromosome 10, NfurGRZ-RIMD1, whole genome shotgun sequence includes these proteins:
- the si:dkey-13n15.2 gene encoding protein transport protein Sec24C, producing the protein MDAPFSNQGQSSLHQWVTQTGWSTAEPPEPFCNPLPSCHQLTLDSVPDQNHIYNQLQASGNDPQDDSVGRNAHHSLQHISDADQNVQQRFSDAVSAANRGQSLSSPPLMNEQFQPLNPQQMTLYSPCSPRRIGSSPLQFPQGTLNAPQSSHLPGQHVHPSPQSVPQPEFDGANVGSVGYGHRHPPTSPNQPQPQWMSSAHSRGTINTSASQERIMTPQSPSSESRYGLDPKLLPSAVKVMEEDEAEWGGKVFVSERFSRLPPLATTPCLVEDKGNASPLAIRCTTYCVPCEGQTMLLSRLPLGALVTPLARHNPDENLIPSCEAADVVVGCCWCGASMCPAMSWQDCGQRFHCPFCGKVSQVPRRLFQPTGGVGGTRVDKDRRPELSLGSYEILHSEKHAPAALLLAVDVSPAALRGGHVEFVTQQIHTLLSSLKQDADVRVGLMTYDSRVHLYDLSPDLSRPHMMVVTETEDLQLPVREGLLVSLRDCAESLDSVLQFLPEFGADGDDSDDVPLELPVRAGLAVLQGLKCPGKLLIFHSAALIETGNTNSSSGFFGTSKPKSIFQPSEEAVSLAKDCVSQGCGVHLFILSQQDVGGAWPGHIPYLTGGALYTYSYLQGDLDRERFGADLKQVVATDTGYKAELRIFVSKDLRVSGCYGLFVPGPSPAHVTMATLDRRTTLAVELTHTRALDETRGAAIQAVLSYSSQTGEKRSRVHTLTLRSSRRLQDTFRNYQAQTLLAFYCKKMYCSASERPLQELREELQTEVTEALACYRKHGCSSSASAGQLVLPQFLRALPVYINSLRKSEVLLPGLRSSVHQRLQQRCQVLSLDTCSTVRHFYPLLLPLTLPVERSNPQKPEGALRCSAASLEPSGLYLIHAPLTLLLWVGSQVPACTLGELFNTSCFSSLPSGEVKLPALENSLSVGVRSLLSTLTSQVPFARKLLVVKQGDTCEEALQRHLVEDKSPNGGASYADFLYHLHINSVRLLQ; encoded by the exons ATGGACGCCCCTTTCTCTAACCAGGGTCAGTCTTCCCTCCATCAGTGGGTAACCCAGACTGGCTGGTCTACAGCTGAGCCTCCAGAACCGTTCTGTAATCCTCTGCCCAGCTGTCATCAACTCACCTTGGATTCAGTCCCTGATCAGAACCACATCTACAACCAGCTGCAGGCATCTGGAAATGACCCACAGGACGACTCGGTCGGAAGGAACGCTCACCACAGCTTGCAGCACATCAGTGATGCTGATCAGAACGTGCAGCAACGTTTTTCTGATGCAGTTTCAGCTGCAAACCGAGGACAGAGTTTATCTTCTCCTCCACTTATGAATGAACAGTTTCAGCCTCTCAACCCCCAGCAGATGACACTGTACTCCCCCTGTAGCCCCCGCCGGATAGGATCCTCTCCACTCCAGTTTCCACAGGGTACGCTGAATGCACCACAGTCCAGCCATCTTCCTGGACAACACGTACACCCGAGTCCACAAAGTGTCCCCCAGCCTGAATTTGATGGTGCAAATGTGGGTTCTGTTGGATATGGTCATAGACACCCCCCCACGTCTCCCAACCAGCCGCAGCCTCAGTGGATGTCTTCAGCTCACTCTAGAG GAACCATAAACACTTCAGCATCACAGGAAAGAATTATGACACCACAG tctcccaGCTCAGAGTCCCGTTACGGTCTGGACCCCAAACTGTTACCCAGCGCT GTGAAGGTGATGGAAGAGGACGAGGCAGAGTGGGGGGGTAAAGTCTTCGtctcagagcgtttctcccgtctCCCTCCTTTGGCCACAACTCCGTGTCTCGTGGAGGATAAAG gTAACGCAAGTCCGTTAGCTATCCGCTGCACCACCTACTGCGTGCCTTGTGAGGGTCAGACCATGCTGCTCAGCCGCCTGCCACTGGGAGCACTGGTTACCCCGCTGGCTCGACACAATCCTGATGAG AATCTCATCCCTTCATGCGAAGCTGCGGACGTTGTCGTGGGCTGCTGTTGGTGCGGCGCTTCCATGTGTCCGGCCATGAGCTGGCAGGactgtggacaaaggtttcacTGTCCCTTCTGTGGGAAAGTCAGCCAAG TGCCGCGGCGCCTCTTCCAGCCCACCGGCGGGGTCGGGGGGACCCGCGTGGACAAAGACAGGAGACCTGAACTCAGTTTGGGCTCGTATGAAATCCTCCACTCTGAGAAG caTGCGCCCGCTGCATTGCTCCTCGCCGTAGACGTGTCCCCCGCAGCACTCAGAGGAGGACACGTGGAGTTCGTAACACAACAAATACACACGTTACTCTCCTCTCTGAAGCA GGACGCGGACGTGCGTGTCGGATTGATGACGTACGACAGCAGGGTCCACCTGTACGACCTCAGCCCCGACCTGTCCCGCCCTCACATGATGGTCGTCACAGAAACGGAGGACCTGCAGCTTCCTGTGAGGGAGGGGCTTCTGGTGTCCCTCAGAGACTGTGCAGAGAGTTTGGACAG TGTTCTGCAGTTCCTTCCTGAGTTCGGCGCAGACGGCGATGACTCCGATGACGTTCCCCTAGAGCTTCCCGTTAGAGCCGGACTAGCTGTGCTGCAG GGCCTGAAGTGTCCCGGGAAGCTGCTGATCTTCCATTCTGCTGCTCTGATAGAAACAGGAAACACAAACTCCTCCTCAGGGTTCTTTGGCACCAGCAAACCAAAG TCCATCTTTCAGCCATCCGAGGAAGCCGTCTCATTGGCTAAGGACTGCGTCAGTCAGGGATGCGGCGTTCACCTGTTTATCCTCTCCCAGCAAGATGTGGGCGGGGCGTGGCCGGGACACATTCCATATCTTACAGGCGGTGCCCTGTACACCTACAGCTACCTCCAG GGCGATTTGGACAGAGAGCGTTTCGGCGCCGATCTGAAGCAGGTTGTGGCGACGGACACCGGCTACAAGGCTGAGCTCAGAATATTTGTCAGCAAAG ATTTACGTGTGTCTGGTTGCTACGGGCTGTTCGTACCCGGCCCTAGTCCTGCACATGTTACCATGGCGACCCTGGACAGGAGGACGACGCTGGCTGTAGAGCTCACACACACCAGAGCTCTGGATGAGACGAGAGGTGCAGCCATACAG GCCGTTTTATCCTACAGCTCCCAGACGGGAGAAAAGCGGAGCAGGGTTCACACTCTGACCCTGAGAAGCTCGCGCCGCCTACAGGACACGTTCAGGAACTACCAGGCCCAAACTCTGCTCGCCTTCTACTGCAAAAAGA TGTACTGTTCAGCCTCAGAGCGCCCCCTGCAGGAGCTGagggaggagctgcagacagaaGTAACAGAAGCTTTGGCGTGCTACCGTAAACATGGCTGCTCGTCTTCAGCGTCTGCTGGGCAG TTGGTTCTCCCCCAGTTCCTGCGAGCTCTTCCTGTTTACATCAACAGCCTGAGGAAGAGCGAGGTGCTGCTGCCGGGCCTGAGGAGCTCCGTCCaccagaggctgcagcagcgcTGCCAGGTGCTCAGCCTCGACACCTGCAGCACCGTCAGACACTTCTACCCGCTGCTGCTGCCTCTG ACACTTCCTGTGGAGCGCTCCAACCCTCAGAAGCCAGAGGGGGCCCTGCGCTGCTCTGCTGCCAGCCTGGAGCCCAGCGGACTGTATCTGATTCATGCACCTCTCACCCTGCTGCTGTGGGTGGGCAGCCAAGTCCCAGCATGCACTCTGGGTGAGCTCTTCAACACCAGCTGCTTTTCCTCTCTGCCATCTGGAGAG GTGAAGCTGCCGGCTCTAGAAAACTCTCTCTCCGTCGGGGTTCGATCCCTCCTCAGCACGTTGACCTCCCAGGTGCCCTTTGCTCGAAAG TTGCTGGTGGTGAAGCAGGGAGACACCTGTGAGGAGGCCCTGCAGCGCCACCTGGTGGAAGACAAGAGTCCCAACGGAGGAGCGAGCTACGCAGACTTCCTGTATCACCTCCACATCAACTCTGTCCGGCTGCTGcagtga